The Mycoplasmopsis caviae sequence CATTAATTCGCGAATTGAAAAGACTCTGTTTTCACTTGGATGAATTGTGTTTTGGCTTGCTAATTGGTCACTTCTAGTATGGATGCAAGGGCCTACCTTATCAAAATATTGTCTTGTATATTTATTGCTATTTTTTTGTGTATTTGGGATTATTTTGCCATTTAATAATTTGTGTGGTCTTTTAAATGGATCTATATTGTCAAATGCACTTTCTCCTTGTTTAAGTTCACTAATTCACTCTTCCATGTTTTTTGGATATGTTCTAAAACTATGAAAAAAATCTTCTTGATCATATTCACCTCAGTTTAACTTTGTCAAATTACCGATTGTTTCAAAAAGTGTTTTTTCTTCCTTATAATCTGGGAATAGTTCAATAGGAGAAATTTCATCACATAGGCTTTTGTTAACACCAATAACAATTGTTCTATTGCGTGATGAATTGGAGCCATAATTTTTAAAATTAATAACTTCCTTGTGAATTGTGTACTCACAATTAAGCTCAAATTGTATAAATTCTCCAATTGCAACAATTTCATTAGAATTATTAATACAACCTGTTTTTCAAAAAGCAGGCACATTTTCAAATACAAAAAATCTTGGTTTAATTTCTTTAATTAAATTTACAGATTCTCTAATTAAACTATTGCGTTCTAAATCATTTTCACTCTTGCTATGATTAGCTACACTCATACCTTGGCAAGGTGGTGTTGCAATAACAACATCTATTTTATCGTTACCTATTTTTGATCATTTTTTAATTTCTTGATAAATTAAATCTTTTGTCTCTTGTCTTTTTATATCACCAACAATATATCCGCTTTCATATTTACATTTCTTGTTTAAACGTTGAATATTTAATCTTTTAGAAAGAACTTCATTTGTTGCTACACATTCAAATTGTTCTTGTTTAAAACCATAACAACCAACACCTGCTGATGAAAATAAACTAATATATGTTGGCTTATTATTTATCATTTTTTCTCCTTTGATAACAAATTTATTTAATTTTTAAATTGTTATTTTTATAATTAAACACTATTAATTTACCAAGTTTCTTAATTTCATTTGCTACTATTAAACCAAGTCCTAGCGGAAGTGATAAAGCTATTAATGTTGGGTGGTAAATATATTCAGAAGACATTCTAAATACAGACGCTAATTGTGGTATTATAACAACAATAAGCGAACAAATTGCAGAAAATAGTGCTGCAAGTCATACAATTCAATATTTCTTAAGCGAACTTACAAATATTGACTTATTACTCATTAAATTAATACTATTTAGTGAAGCTGCAAGTGCCATTGTAACAAAACATGTTGTAGAAGCAACACTAACAAGATCTAAATTATTTTTAAGTGCATACTCTGCACCTAATCAATAAGAAATAAGCGATAGTAGCGAAAGTATACAAGATTGTCAAATTAGATCAATACCCATACCACGAGCAAAAATACTTTCATTTTTTGAAAATGGTTGACGCTTCATAACATCTTTTCCGCTATCAACAAAACCAAGAGCAATAGCTGGTAAACCATGAGTTAGTAAATTAATCCAAAGTAGTTGACTAGCACCTAAAATATAAAAACCATCTTTATAATGTTGTCTATATGATAAATAAAAAGCAACCATTCCAATTAACATTACTAAAATTTCTGTTAGAGAACTAATTAATAAGTTTAAAATAACAGTTTTAATTTTGTCAAAAATCAATCGTCCATTTTTTACTGAATTAACAATTGTATTAAAATTATCATCAACTAAAATTAAATCAGCAGCTTGTTTTGAAACATCAGTTCCAACAATACCCATCGCACAACCGATATCGCTTGTTTTAAGTGCTGGTGCATCATTAACACCATCACCTGTCATAGCAACAACTTTTTGATGTGATTGTCAAGCTTGAACAATTCTTAACTTATCTTCTGGATTAACACGTGCATAAACTGAAATATTAGCAATTTTTTCTTCCAATTGACTTTGTGTTAAATTTGCTAAATCTTTTCCTTCAAGACATAAGTCACCGTCTTTAAAAATACCTAAATTTTGAGCAATAGCCTTAGCTGTATTAATTTGGTCGCCGGTAATCATAACTACTTTAATACCCGCATCTTGTGCTTGCTTAATCGAATTTGCAACTTCTACACGTGGTGGATCAATCATAGCTACAAGACCCACAAATTCTAAATCATTTTCATCATTAAAGTCTATTTTATAGTCTTTAACAACTTTTTTAGCAACAGCTAAAACACGATAAGCATTATTAGACCATTGTTGATTAATTTTGTTAATATCCTCAGTATCTAAATTATTACATCTTTCTAATAAAACCTCTGGTGCACCTTTAGTCACTAAAAGAAAATGATCATTTTCTTTAAATACAACAGAGTGCATTTTGCGATTTGAATCAAAAGGAATTGAAGTTAAAATTGGATATTCTTTAAGTAATTCTTCCTTTTTATATCCATATGAGTATGCATATCTTAAAAGTCCTGTTTCGGTAGGATCTCCTACTTCTTTTCACTTTCCGTCATCTTCAAGACTAATAAAAGCGTCATTGCATAATGTTAAATATTTTGCTAATGGTTTAAATACTTGTTCATCTCTTTGAGCACTTCAAAGTGTATTTAATCGATAAGCATCAACAACACTCATCTTATTTTCAGTTAATGTGCCTGTTTTATCACTACATATAATAGATGCTGAACCAAGTGTCTCGACTGCCAAGAGATTTTTAACTAAGGCTTTTTGCTTTGACATCTTGCTTACACCAATGGACAAAATTACAGTTGTAAAGGTAATTAAACCCTCAGGAATTGCAGCAACAGCTAGTGATATAGCTGTCACTAATGCGCTAGTATATGTTGATGAATTATTTCAAATTCCACTATGTACATTATTTAAAATTATTTGAAGTATAAAACTAATAAATAAAAGAATAATTCCGCCATATCCAAATCATTTACTTAATTTATTAAGTTTAATTTGCAATGGAGTTGTATTTTTATTTTGCACTTGAATCATTGAATTAATTTTGCCTATTTCAGTTTGTGCACCTGTGTATTCTACAACATATGTCGCTTTTCCGCCTGTTACATATGTACATGAATAAACCAAATGTTTGTTGTTGGCTAAAATCTTATCATCATTAGCACTTAAATTTGCACATTTTGAAACTGCAAAACTTTCTCCAGTTAGTGATGATTCTACAACTTCTAAATTAAATGAATCTATTAGACGTCCATCTGCATTAATTGTGTCTCCTGATGCCAAAATAACTAAATCACCAGGTACTAATAAATTTGCTGGAATTACTTGAGTTTTACCATCTCTAATAACTGTTGCATTAACTTGATTTATTTTTTCTAACGCTCGCACTGCTTGGTCGCTTTTAATTTCTTGATAAGCTCCTAGCATGCTATTTAGAACAATAACAAGCATAATTATTCCTGGTTCAACATATGAAACAATTAAGTCTCGCAATAGTTTGTGTCCTTGAACATGATCAACTATTGCTAATGTTAAGCTTATAATAGCAGCAATAATTAATAAAATGACCATAGGGTCACAAAATTGCTTAAAGAAAGCAGTAAAAACATTAAGTTTTTTTGATTTTAAAAGTGTGTTTTCACCATATTTTTCAAATCTTTCACTTACTTCTTTGCTACTTAGACCATTGTAATCTTTTTTATATTTTTTGGACATAAAGACCTCTTTTAATTCTTATAAAATTAACTTTTATTATAGTTAATAAATTATATTAATAAATAGTAAATGCAAAATAAAAAAATGGCGGAACTAATGGTTTTATTTTATTTTGTCCACCCTGTTTTTATCTTTTATTTTGTCCATTTTTAGGTTTCAATTATTATTTTAAAAAGGAGAATTTAAATTATGGAAAATCTTGTAATTAAAACCAGATTTCAAGCAGTTGATACAGGTAAAACAACTGATTATGAAGATAAAAAAATTTTAGATTTAAAAAAATTCAACAATATTGAAATAGACCAAATGCCGAAATATCAAAAATATTAGGAAAATTGGGTTGTAGAACATCAACAAAAACAATTAAAAGATATAGAAATCAAATATTGATTGCATCTACAAATAACCAAGATGCAATCAGTATATCACATGGTAATAAAAATAAACTTAGGGGTGTGAAAGTAAGTGATTCAGTTATTATTGATTTAACTAATAGATATTATGAATTAGTGGAACATATTGAGAAAATATCAAAAGGTGATCTTAGTGTAGCCTTGTTGCATTTTTACAATAATGAGCTTTACTAATGATGAAAAAAATTGTTGCCTTTCACTACCTTTTATAAAAGAATGCTTAGACTTGGTTATTGCAGTTCATATGCAACGAGAAAAGTAAAAAATGAGCTTAAGAGAAGAAGAATGTTTTTAGAAAACGGTCAAGATATTTCTAAAATCGAGGCACAGTTTATTAAAATTTATGAAAAAATTCTAAATAAAAATCCATTAAAAGGTGTTTACCAAAATAAAAGTTCTGACTATGATTTTGGGCAAATTATTGAAATTGATGCAACACCACTTCATCTTTTTGGAGAAAGTAAGAAGTACCATATTTATAATGTTGTTGATGCTAGCAACAAAAAGTTTGTTAGCAATCTGAATTGACATTGAGGAAACAACAATTGGATATCAAAATCTTCTAACACAATTATTTAAAAGGTATGGCATTCCACAAGTAATAATAACGGATAGAAGAAGAACTTTTTGAGGTTCAGATAGTACAAGAACAAATATGGAAGAAGCACTAAATGCAAGAGGAATTGAACTTATAACAAGCAAGCAATCCAAAGGCAAAACCAAATGTTGAAAGATCATTTTGAACATTGCAAAGATGAATAGGAACATTCTTTCATACAAACGGAATCAACTGTTTTGAAGACTTTTTGGGAAAAATTGAACTTTTAATTGATGAATACAACAAACAATTTAAAAAGGCCGAAGCAGTAAGTAAAAATCAAATGTTTTTAGAAAGCCAAATACTGAAATTTTTGAAGAAGAGATGAATCTTGTAATTAAAAGAAAAATAGTTAATCATACTGTGAGATATGACAACAAATATCTTGCTCCATTTGATAATAATGGCGCTAGGGTTTCTATGTTTGAAAGTGGAGAGGCAAAGTCTTATGGTAACTCCTGAAAATAAATTATTCTTTGTTGAGGGAAAAGAAAATATGAAGCCAGAGTACCGAAAGGAAACGAATTGAGTGCAATCGATGTATATGCAATATCAAAAATCTTGATCCACAACATCAAGGTGTAAGAGCCTACAATTAAAACCATGCTTCATAATAGAACATGAACATCCAGTACATTTGAAAAACTTGAAAATATATTTAAGAATTCTGCAAACCCAAACAATAAAGACATTGAATTTATTAAAAACTATTAAGTGAAAATCTTGAAAAGTTAAATGATATTACAAAAGAAATGAAGGAATTTATTGACGCTAATTACAAATCATTTAAGTAAGTTTTTCTTGTTTCTTCTTTTTAAAAAGAAGAAAGCCTGTCTTAGCAAGACAAAAAGAAGTTTTGCTTCTTAAGACCGACAGGTCTTAATAAGAGCCAACGGCTCAATACTTATTAAATAAGTTATTTTTTATTTCAATCAACAATTTATTTGTTGATTGAAGAATATTTAAAAAGAAATTAACAAATGATGTCAATCCCCAAAAGTTATGAAAAAACTTTAGGATTGAAGACAAAATGAATTAATTAAAAGCAACTTCTTAATGATGTTGTATGTTTTAATATGCAAAATTTTAAAAAATGTAATTTAACATTTAAAAATGCGGTAAACCTTAATGTTGTACACACAAAAACAAAAAATAACACATTTTTTTGCTGTTTTGATTAAAAAAATAGCCAAACTTTTATGTGTTTTGGCTATAATTTTTACAACCTTAAAAATTGGACAAAATAGAAGAAAATTATCAAAATGCAAAATAAAAAAATGGCGGAACAGAGAGGATTCGAACCTCCGCGGGTGTTGCCACCCCTACAGTCTTAGCAGGACCGCCTCTTCGACCGACTTGAGTACTGTTCCACAAATGCTTAATTATTATATAACAAAAGATATCATAATTAAACAAAAAGCAGGCTCTAGCCTGCAATTTTTTGAAAATTTAATTATTTATCATCATTTGCACTCAAAATTAGGTCAAAGTAGATTGGACAGTGGTCACTAATTGCACTTTTTATAAAACCAGCATCACCGCTTTTATATGTTTTGTTAATATATGTTTTTCATTCGTTTAATGTTGCATAGTTTTTTATATAACCATCATTAAAAACATTATATAAAGGATAGAATGATGCATTTTCATATTTTAAATTACTTTTGAAGAAGATTTTATCATAAGGTTCTGAGTATTCATTTCATTTCGCTTTAAGAGATGTTTTTGATTGCTCATCATCATTTAAAAGTGATTTGTAATATTGATCGCTTAGTATTTTGTCAAATGCTTTCCTTTGATTATTTAGTTTTATGTTGGTATCACCCATAAAAAATAAATCGTCATTTTCACCATCGTGTTTATCAAATCAATCCATAACATTTTTAAGGTTAAATGCTTCATCTGCTTCTTGAGTACCTTGTCCACTTATTTGTGAATCTGTCTCACTGTTATCTTTTTTTGCACCTGGACTGTCAAAGTGATCAATAACAAATGTAAAATTATTTTTAATTTGACCTTTTGTTCTAAATTTAACACCCATTGGTGGCCGGACATATCCAATACTACCATCGGTTTCATTTCCAACAAATGTGCTGTTATCATAACCTAATCAATTTTTGCCATTATCAAATTTTTCAACTTCTAAAATATTCTTTTTATATAAAAATGCAGGACATTCATGTTGCTTAGAATTACTTTCTAGTCTCAAATTATGAATTGATGAATTAGAAGCAATAACTTCTCAATTATTATTACCAGTAAATGTTTTTAAATATTCACAAAATGATTGAGCACTTGCTTCTGTTTTATTTTCAATAATGCCAATTAAATCTAGATTTAATTTATCGATTATACTTGCCAAAGCATATTTTTTAAAAACAGCTGACTTTTGAGATAGATTAAGAACATTTCACATTCCAATTCGAATCTTAGAACTTGCTAATGTTGGCGAAACAGAAGGTATAGTTGATGTTTTAAAGCCTTCTATTTCATAAACATATTCATCACTAATTATGTTTTCTTTATTAGATATTTGATAATAAGCTTTTAATGTTGTTTCAGTATGTTCGAGATTCGTGTAATTAATTTTGTACTTTGTATCATCCAAATCAAAAACTTTTAGTTGACTATATTCATTTATTTCACTACTTAAAATATTTGCTTTATTATCAACATCAAAACTAATTCCTTCTGCAATTTTATCTAAATCTTCTTTTGTTTCACCATTTGTATTGTGATTAGTTTTAAATCCACTTAATGTATATGTTCAATTGTTACTTTCAAGTTTAGTTCTTTTATCCTTGAGTATAAACGTGATTCTAATTTCATTAGTGTTTTTTGTTCATTTTTTGAAAACAACATCATACTTATTTTTATTATAACCACTATAAAACAGCTCATTTTGTGAAATGTCACTAATATATTTGTCCCAAATATTATCAATTGTAATTTTTACATTTCTAACATCATTATTTAATTGTTTGATAATTTCTTGTTGTTTTAATTTGTCTGACTTAAAACCACTAAATGTTACAGTTTTGTGCTTACTTGTAACTAATGGTGTTAAATTTTTTAATACAAATTTTACAGATATATTCCCCTCTAGTTCATCTCTAGAAATTGATTCTATTTCAACAGAATAGTTGGAATTATTATAAAATTTTAATTCATTTTTAATAGATTCGTTGTTTAAATTGTTAACATCAATTTGAGATTTAGCACTTGCATCTAGATTATTTTTTTCTCACAAAACTTTAACTTTTTCAATAGTTGAATCTAAATCATTTTTTATTTCTTTTTTTATTTTATTATCATCATCTGTATTAAAAATACATTGAGTGGATAAAAAAGGCAAGGACAATAAAGAAAAAGTCCCTCCCTTCATAAAAAACAAGAGTTTATTTTTCTTCATGACCTTCACCTTATTTAAACCTTATGTATTAAAATTATACCAAAATTAGATTTCTTTGTTTTTTTGCTTGATAAATTCCTTAATTTGCTCAGCTATTTGAGGTTCTTCCAATGCATAATCAATGTTTGCCTTAACAAATCCTTCCATTGAACCAAGATCATATCTTGTACCTTCAAATTCATAAGCATATATTTTTTGATTATACTTTCTCATTAATTCATCAAAAGCATCAACGACCTGAATTTCATTCTTGCCATCATATTCAATTTTTGATAAAATTTCTAGTATTTCGTAGTTAAATACATAACGACCTAAAATTGCTTTGTTTGATGGTGCTTTTTCAGGACTTGGTTTTTCAACTGCTCCATCAATTTCAAAGTATTTGTTATCTTTTTCCTTACTATTTATTGGATTAACAATACCATACTTGTTTATATATTCTCTATCAACAGATTGAACGCCAATAACATTTGCACCTGTTTGATTATAGAAGTTAATAAGTTGTTTAATTGCAGGTGTCTTAGCTTTAATTAAATCATCACCAAGAATAATTGCAAAAGGTTCATTGTCAAGAAATTCCTTACATGTTGCTAATGCATGACCTAAACCATGTTGCTCTTTTTGAATAACCTTAGTAATATAGTTTGATCGGTTAGTTTTTTTAACCTTTGCTAATATATCTTTTTTGCCTTTTAAGATTAGTTCTGTTTGCAAATCTTGATCAACGCGAAAAAAGTTTAATAAATCAACTTTTCTATCACTTAATACAATGAGTATTTCTTCAATTCCTGACTCTAACGCTTCATCAACTAGCCTGTCAATAACAGGTGTATCTAAAATAGGTACTAATTCTTTGTGAATAATTTTTGTCATTGGTAAGAATCTTGTACCTCAACCAGCAGCAGGAATAATTAGTTTTTTAATTTTTTTAATTTCGCTTTTGTTTGATTTCATGCATTTATTATACTATAAACAATACTCACTAAATAGATTTATGAAATATGCAAAATAAAATAGACAACCTACACGTTGTCTATTGGTGTACAAAACATTTGGCGATCTTAAAGGGATTCGAACCCTTAACCTTTGGGGCCGAAACCCAAAACTCTTTCCGTTGAGCTATAAGATCAAACTAAAGCAATTATATTACTTTTACGTCAAAAAATAAAAAAACTTCGCAAAACGAAGTGCATATAAAATGATATGGTGGCTCCGGCAGGAATCGAACCAGCGACACACGGATCTTCAGTCCGTTGCTCTACCAACTGAGCTACAGAGCCATAATGGCGGTCCAGACGGGAATTGAACCCGCGATCTCCTCCGTGACAGGGAGGCGTATTAAACCACTTTACCACTGGACCATTTGGTGGCGGAGGCTGGACTCGAACCAGCGGCCTCGAGGTTATGAGCCTCGCGAGATACCAAACTTCTCCACTCCGCGATGTGATAGTTTTTTTTATTTTGGTGTTCAATAAATGAACAAATGGCGGGTGATGAGGGATTCGAACCCCCGCGGGCCGTGAAGCCCCTGCTAGTTTTCAAGACTAGTCCCTTCAGCCAGGCTTGGGTAATCACCCATGGTGGACCCAACTGGATTCGAACCAGTAACCAACCGGTTATGAGCCGGTTGCTCTGCCGTTGAGCTATAGGTCCAAAGCAGTTAGGATTTCTCCATATAATGGTAGCGTCGATGAGATTCGAACTCATGACCTTCCGGGTATGAACCGGATGCTCTAACCAACTGAGCTACAACGCCATATAATGGTGGAGGATATGGGATTCGAACCCACCACCCCTTGCGTGCAAGGCAAGTGCTCTAGCCAAATGAGCTAATCCCCCACATGGTGAAGAAGACAGGATTTGAACCTGCGACCACTACGTCCCAAACGTAGCGCTCTGCCAAACTGAGCTACTTCTCCAATGAATGAATAAGTTGCTAATTTTGATATAAAAAGCATATATATTATATACTAATTTAACTTTTTATAACATAATTATTTTATTTTTTTGTCTTAATTCTTTTTGACCAAAAGTGCTGTTTTATAGTGTTTTTGGAAAAAATATATTTTATGATACATCGTTTTTCAAATAATAAGTAATAAAATGTGAAAAAGTAAATTTTCTTTTTTAAATGTAATATTTAATTATTTTATTAATTTAAAATGTTTGTTAAAATATTATTAATATTTTATAAGGAATTCAAAATGAAATTTAAAATTGATACACATAAAATTGATTTATTAAAAAAAGAAAATCAAGATGACTACTTTTATATAAATTCAAACACTCTCAAAAAATATAAAAATGGAAAACTAATAAGTTTTTATGATGATTCAGATAAATATAATTTCTTAATTTTTGAAATTATTGAAATAATCGATGTTGAGTATAATAACATTAATGAAAGTAATATTCTTTACAACGATCATAAAAGTCATTGTTGATTTAGATTAAAACTAAAACGACATTATTTTGAACTTTCAATGGTAGATAATTTTGTTTTCGATATGGATGGCACACTATTAAATGATAAAAAGCTTATTTTAGATGAAAATATTAAATCACTAAATGAACTTAAAAGTATGGGTAAGAATATAATTGTGGCAACTGGTAGACCACTTTTTACTTTAAATCATATTGACGAAGTACCAACTGATTTTCCAATAATTTGTGCAAATGGTGCATTAATTTACAATAAGGATAGAAGTTTATTAAAATCATTTAAAATTGATAAAAATGAATGCAGGAAAATATATCAATATTTAAAAGAACATGATATGGAATTCTTAATGTATACTCCTGACTATGTTTTAGGTTGCAAGAATAATAGTTGTAAATACATTGAGCTTCGAAATTATGTAAGTACAATTGGTAAAAATTATATGGATGGAGATTTCTTAAATGAACTTGATAAATATGATATATGTAAATTTTTAATTCATATGCCCTGCACAACTGAAGAAAAATTAAAAAATCTTAAAGAATATTTAAAACAATTTAATGTTTATTTAGTTAGATCTCAATCAACATTTGCTGATATTATGAGAAAAGATGCAACAAAAGGAGAAGCTGTTAAGTTTCTAGCAAATAAATATAATTTAGATTTAAATAGAACAATTTGCTTTGGAGATGCTGAAAACGATACAAGTATGTTTTCAATATCCAAATATTCAGCAAGCCCAGCAAGTGGTAATATTAATGCTAAAAGCAAATCACTATTAAGAGCCAGAAATCATAAAGTTCCTTGGCTAAGTGAATTCATTGAACAATTTAAAAAATAAATAGTTTTTATGGCTATTTATTTTTTATCCAATCTTTCACAAATAGATGTTAGTAGGTGTAAAAAAATGAAATAAAAATGTCACTTTGTGACACATATTCTTTGAAAACTGAATAGTAATAATAATTCATTGAAATGTCTTAAATATACACTTCTACTTTTAAATCAATCGATTTATTAGTATTGGTCAGCTCAACGTATTACTACGCTTACACCTCCAACCTATCAACCTCATAGTCTATAAGGAATCTCAAGGGAATACTTATCTCTGAGGAGGCTTCCCACTTAGATGCTTTCAGCGGTTATCCTTTCCGTACTTAGCTACCCAGCTATGCTCCTGGCGGAACAACTGGAACACCAGTGGTACGTCCACTCCGGTCCTCTCGTACTAAGAGCGGCTCTCATCAATATTCCAACGCCCACATCAGATAGGGACCAAACTGTCTCACGACGTTTTGAACCCAGGCTCGCGTACCGCTTTAATGGGCGAACAGCCCAACCCTGAACCGACTCCAGCTCCAGGATGCGATGAGCCGACATCGAGGTGCCAAACCTTGCCGTCGATGTGATCTCTTGGGCAAGATAAGCCTGTTATCCCAGGGTAACTTTTATCCGTTGAGCGACTGCCATTCCACAATGTACAGCCGGATCACTAAGTCCTGCTTTCGCACCTGCTCGACTTGTAAGTCTCGCAGTCAAGCACACTTCTACCTTTGCGCTCTACATACGGTTTCTGACCGTACTGAGTGTACCTTTGAACGCCTCCGTTACTCTTTAGGAGGCGACCGCCCCAGTCAAACTACCCGTCACGCACTGTCCACCCGCCAGTAAAGGGCGGCATGTTAGAAACTCAATATACCAAGGGTGGTATTTCAAGGATGACTCCACAAGGACTAGCGTCCTCGCTTCAAAGTCTCCCACC is a genomic window containing:
- a CDS encoding cation-translocating P-type ATPase; protein product: MSKKYKKDYNGLSSKEVSERFEKYGENTLLKSKKLNVFTAFFKQFCDPMVILLIIAAIISLTLAIVDHVQGHKLLRDLIVSYVEPGIIMLVIVLNSMLGAYQEIKSDQAVRALEKINQVNATVIRDGKTQVIPANLLVPGDLVILASGDTINADGRLIDSFNLEVVESSLTGESFAVSKCANLSANDDKILANNKHLVYSCTYVTGGKATYVVEYTGAQTEIGKINSMIQVQNKNTTPLQIKLNKLSKWFGYGGIILLFISFILQIILNNVHSGIWNNSSTYTSALVTAISLAVAAIPEGLITFTTVILSIGVSKMSKQKALVKNLLAVETLGSASIICSDKTGTLTENKMSVVDAYRLNTLWSAQRDEQVFKPLAKYLTLCNDAFISLEDDGKWKEVGDPTETGLLRYAYSYGYKKEELLKEYPILTSIPFDSNRKMHSVVFKENDHFLLVTKGAPEVLLERCNNLDTEDINKINQQWSNNAYRVLAVAKKVVKDYKIDFNDENDLEFVGLVAMIDPPRVEVANSIKQAQDAGIKVVMITGDQINTAKAIAQNLGIFKDGDLCLEGKDLANLTQSQLEEKIANISVYARVNPEDKLRIVQAWQSHQKVVAMTGDGVNDAPALKTSDIGCAMGIVGTDVSKQAADLILVDDNFNTIVNSVKNGRLIFDKIKTVILNLLISSLTEILVMLIGMVAFYLSYRQHYKDGFYILGASQLLWINLLTHGLPAIALGFVDSGKDVMKRQPFSKNESIFARGMGIDLIWQSCILSLLSLISYWLGAEYALKNNLDLVSVASTTCFVTMALAASLNSINLMSNKSIFVSSLKKYWIVWLAALFSAICSLIVVIIPQLASVFRMSSEYIYHPTLIALSLPLGLGLIVANEIKKLGKLIVFNYKNNNLKIK
- a CDS encoding endonuclease/exonuclease/phosphatase family protein, whose protein sequence is MKKNKLLFFMKGGTFSLLSLPFLSTQCIFNTDDDNKIKKEIKNDLDSTIEKVKVLWEKNNLDASAKSQIDVNNLNNESIKNELKFYNNSNYSVEIESISRDELEGNISVKFVLKNLTPLVTSKHKTVTFSGFKSDKLKQQEIIKQLNNDVRNVKITIDNIWDKYISDISQNELFYSGYNKNKYDVVFKKWTKNTNEIRITFILKDKRTKLESNNWTYTLSGFKTNHNTNGETKEDLDKIAEGISFDVDNKANILSSEINEYSQLKVFDLDDTKYKINYTNLEHTETTLKAYYQISNKENIISDEYVYEIEGFKTSTIPSVSPTLASSKIRIGMWNVLNLSQKSAVFKKYALASIIDKLNLDLIGIIENKTEASAQSFCEYLKTFTGNNNWEVIASNSSIHNLRLESNSKQHECPAFLYKKNILEVEKFDNGKNWLGYDNSTFVGNETDGSIGYVRPPMGVKFRTKGQIKNNFTFVIDHFDSPGAKKDNSETDSQISGQGTQEADEAFNLKNVMDWFDKHDGENDDLFFMGDTNIKLNNQRKAFDKILSDQYYKSLLNDDEQSKTSLKAKWNEYSEPYDKIFFKSNLKYENASFYPLYNVFNDGYIKNYATLNEWKTYINKTYKSGDAGFIKSAISDHCPIYFDLILSANDDK
- a CDS encoding UTP--glucose-1-phosphate uridylyltransferase, translating into MKSNKSEIKKIKKLIIPAAGWGTRFLPMTKIIHKELVPILDTPVIDRLVDEALESGIEEILIVLSDRKVDLLNFFRVDQDLQTELILKGKKDILAKVKKTNRSNYITKVIQKEQHGLGHALATCKEFLDNEPFAIILGDDLIKAKTPAIKQLINFYNQTGANVIGVQSVDREYINKYGIVNPINSKEKDNKYFEIDGAVEKPSPEKAPSNKAILGRYVFNYEILEILSKIEYDGKNEIQVVDAFDELMRKYNQKIYAYEFEGTRYDLGSMEGFVKANIDYALEEPQIAEQIKEFIKQKNKEI
- a CDS encoding HAD family hydrolase; this translates as MKFKIDTHKIDLLKKENQDDYFYINSNTLKKYKNGKLISFYDDSDKYNFLIFEIIEIIDVEYNNINESNILYNDHKSHCWFRLKLKRHYFELSMVDNFVFDMDGTLLNDKKLILDENIKSLNELKSMGKNIIVATGRPLFTLNHIDEVPTDFPIICANGALIYNKDRSLLKSFKIDKNECRKIYQYLKEHDMEFLMYTPDYVLGCKNNSCKYIELRNYVSTIGKNYMDGDFLNELDKYDICKFLIHMPCTTEEKLKNLKEYLKQFNVYLVRSQSTFADIMRKDATKGEAVKFLANKYNLDLNRTICFGDAENDTSMFSISKYSASPASGNINAKSKSLLRARNHKVPWLSEFIEQFKK